From Fusarium fujikuroi IMI 58289 draft genome, chromosome FFUJ_chr07, a single genomic window includes:
- a CDS encoding related to translation initiation factor CluA, which produces MAEETTPPAQAPAAASEEPETNMEAEAQDVDVDAGAEALINLTIVLPDANASKMQIMVSSQEQVHEIRQSIIDLPSAFQYTCFHLEFNGEKINDFIPLSEIPDLGTTPEFHVVEDPYTEKEARIHFVRIRELIGASGDRCDTAQGLLPGLSLFETVATEAVSNNESTEESPIQNYDFQAVPSLTELVPPPSEPAPKTVKQISLSSWNPPPPHLRQRGHLLYLVVSTNEGEQYQITSHVSGFFVNKSSNAKFDPFPRPAPKGQSAHSLLSLIELVSASFAESFAKLQDYNNQRDPLATFQITNAIPAAPWVVPSPNSTLCTHLPDPARSQETYLLNGVENTDTLRDWNEEFQSAKELPRETVQDRVFRERLISKLFADYNEAATRGAVMVARGDIAPLNPTECRDAQIFVYNNIFFSFGADGVGTFTSEGGDEAARVATGKDVAGVKLVNQLDIEGLFTPATVVVDYLGKRIVGQSIVPGIFKQREPGENQIDYGAVDGKDIVAADERFAPGFAQLSKALKVKKHPVWDKEGKRFDLEASVETKGLLGTDARKYVLDLYRISPLDIAWLDEDGLPEDGDAYPHRMTVLRPELVDSFSRYKLKQWVDKEVARRAEQKKEKEGETKATEGDAKGEEGEGEGEASKEEDNQPNLSDFKFALNPDAFSGQVPQTDEEKAEFAADEEEVRAAGKYLREQVIPDLLKDLSESEISFPMDGQSLSRLLHKRGINVRYLGKVAELSSDGRLRCLRDICVQDMVARAFKHISAVYLRHLPVPAVPAAVSHLLNCLLGHRFNGKPIAELDPSIRSLYTDADWSFEKVTPESLRENIEEQILQRFRYELDEEWHNQVRPVQLLREVSLKIGIQLLAKDYSFTAETAAAAAAAVAATNAEAAPVKVEKPVINGQTNGETGSSKKKKKSKAREASPVEAAAPANVHTFSPEDVIDLVPLIKDSCPRSALAEEALEAGRISLLQNQKKLGQELLLESLSLHEQIYGILHPEVARVYNSLSMLYYQLDEKEAAVDLARKAIIVAERTVGVDSAETLLNYLNLSLFLHQIGDSKGALVYSKHALKMWKVIYGPDHPDSITTLNNAAVMLQNLKAYHESRLWFEESLRVCESVFGKQSINSATLLFQLAQALALDRDSKGAVTRMRESYNVFLAELGPEDKNTKEAESWLEQLTQNAVNIAKHAKDVAARRLRTGVRFTTNPSSLAASNATAPGRTGPGSQVDSRSIDELIKFIEGGEHQQTKKRTGRGNPKRRGQAGAR; this is translated from the exons ATGGCTGAGGAAACCACTCCTCCCGCTCAGGCGCCTG CTGCTGCGTCCGAGGAGCCCGAGACCAACATGGAGGCCGAAGCTCAAgacgttgacgttgacgCTGGCGCTGAAG CGTTAATAAACCTTACTATCGTCTTGCCCGACGCCAATGCTAGCAAGATGCAGATTATG gtctcttctcaagaacagGTTCACGAGATTCGACAGTCCATCATTGACCTTCCCTCCGCATTCCAGTACACTTGCTTCCACCTCGAGTTTAACggcgagaagatcaacgACTTCATTCCCCTCTCTGAAATTCCTGACCTCGGCACTACTCCTGAATTCCATGTTGTTGAGGACCCATATACCGAGAAGGAAGCTCGCATCCACTTTGTCCGCATTCGAGAGCTTATCGGTGCCTCTGGAGACCGATGCGACACGGCCCAGGGCCTTCTTCCGGGACTGTCTCTCTTCGAAACTGTCGCCACAGAGGCCGTCAGCAACAACGAGTCGACTGAGGAGTCACCCATTCAGAACTACGATTTCCAGGCTGTACCCTCTCTAACCGAGTTGGTCCCTCCTCCCTCTGAGCCCGCTCCCAAGACAGTGAAGCAGATCTCCTTGTCTTCCTGgaatcctcctcctcctcacctCCGACAGCGTGGCCACTTGCTCTACTTGGTTGTCTCCACCAACGAAGGCGAGCAATATCAGATCACCTCTCACGTTTCGGGCTTCTTCGTCAACAAGTCATCCAACGCCAAATTCGATCCCTTCCCTCGTCCGGCACCCAAAGGGCAGTCAGCTCACTCTTTGCTGAGCCTGATCGAGCTGGTCTCTGCGTCCTTCGCCGAGTCCTTCGCAAAACTCCAGGACTACAACAACCAACGCGACCCTCTCGCCACTTTCCAAATCACCAACGCTATTCCCGCTGCTCCTTGGGTGGTTCCCTCTCCTAACTCGACACTTTGCACACATCTTCCTGATCCTGCACGATCTCAGGAGACCTACCTCCTTAATGGTGTCGAGAACACCGACACTCTGCGGGACTGGAATGAAGAGTTCCAGTCAGCGAAGGAACTTCCTCGCGAGACTGTTCAGGATCGTGTCTTCCGAGAACGACTTATTTCTAAGCTCTTTGCCGATTATAATGAGGCGGCTACTCGAGGCGCCGTCATGGTCGCACGGGGTGACATTGCTCCTTTGAACCCCACAGAATGCAGAGATGCTCAAATATTTGTCTATAACAACATATTCTTCTCTTTCGGTGCTGACGGTGTTGGTACATTCACTTCCgagggtggtgatgaggcgGCTCGTGTCGCTACTGGTAAAGATGTCGCTGGTGTGAAGCTCGTCAACCAATTGGATATTGAGGGACTTTTCACTCCTGCCACCGTGGTTGTTGACTACCTTGGCAAGCGAATTGTTGGTCAGAGCATTGTTCCCGGTATTTTCAAGCAGCGCGAACCTGGTGAGAACCAGATCGACTACGGTGCTGTGGACGGCAAGGACATCGTCGCCGCTGATGAGAGGTTCGCTCCCGGCTTTGCTCAGTTGTCCAAGGCtctgaaggtcaagaagcatcCTGTTTGGGACAAGGAGGGCAAGCGATTTGACTTGGAGGCCAGTGTGGAGACCAAGGGTCTGTTGGGTACAGACGCCCGCAAGTATGTCTTGGATCTATACCGTATCAGCCCCCTCGACATTGCCTGgctggatgaagatggccttcctgaggatggcgatgccTACCCTCACCGCATGACGGTCCTCCGACCGGAGCTTGTCGACTCATTCTCGCGATACAAGCTGAAGCAGTGGGTAGATAAAGAGGTTGCCCGTCGAGCTgagcaaaagaaagagaaggagggGGAGACCAAGGCTACAGAGGGTGACGCCAAGGGtgaagagggcgagggcGAGGGTGAAGCctccaaggaagaggataacCAGCCCAACCTATCAGACTTCAAGTTCGCCCTTAACCCTGATGCTTTCAGTGGCCAAGTTCCTCAGactgatgaagagaaggccGAGTTTGCcgctgatgaggaagaggttaGGGCAGCTGGAAAATATCTCCGCGAACAGGTTATCCCTGACCTGCTCAAGGATCTTTCCGAGTCCGAGATCAGCTTCCCCATGGATGGCCAGTCATTGAGCCGACTTCTACACAAGCGCGGTATCAACGTCAGATACCTCGGTAAGGTTGCTGAGCTCTCTAGTGATGGCCGACTCCGATGCTTGCGCGACATTTGCGTCCAGGATATGGTTGCCCGAGCCTTCAAGCATATTTCTGCTGTTTACCTCCGACACCTACCAGTCCCTGCTGTTCCTGCTGCTGtttctcatctcctcaactGTCTGCTTGGACATAGGTTCAATGGGAAGCCTATTGCTGAGCTCGATCCTTCCATCCGCAGTCTCTACACTGATGCCGACTGGTCTTTCGAGAAGGTTACACCTGAGAGTCTGCGGGAGAACATTGAGGAGCAGATCCTCCAGCGATTCCGATATGAGCTCGACGAGGAGTGGCACAACCAGGTTCGCCCTGTGCAACTTCTTCGTGAGGTGTCGTTGAAGATTGGTATTCAGCTACTAGCCAAGGACTACAGTTTCACTGCTGagactgctgctgctgctgctgctgctgttgccgcCACCAATGCTGAAGCTGCTCCTGTAAAGGTCGAGAAGCCTGTTATCAACGGCCAGACCAACGGAGAAACTGGTAGcagcaagaaaaaaaagaagagcaaggcTCGTGAGGCTTCTCctgttgaggctgctgctccAGCCAATGTGCATACTTTCAGTCCCGAAGACGTCATTGACCTCGTACCTTTAATCAAGGACTCGTGCCCTCGCAGCGCCCTCGCAGAAGAAGCGCTTGAGGCTGGCCGtatttctcttctccaaaacCAGAAGAAACTGGGCCAGGAGCTTCTCCTGGAATCCCTTTCCCTACACGAGCAGATTTATGGTATCTTGCATCCCGAGGTCGCTCGTGTCTACAACAGCCTATCTATGCTCTACTACCAGctcgatgagaaggaggctgctgttgaCCTTGCTCGCAAAGCTATCATCGTCGCTGAGAGGACTGTTGGTGTCGACTCAGCCGAGACTCTCCTTAACTACCTCAACCTGAGCCTGTTCCTCCACCAGATTGGTGACAGCAAGGGTGCTCTTGTGTACTCCAAACACGCTCTCAAGATGTGGAAGGTCATTTATGGCCCTGATCATCCTGATTCTATCACAACACTCAACAATGCTGCTGTGATGCTCCAGAACCTCAAGGCTTACCACGAGTCTCGACTCTGGTTCGAGGAGTCACTGCGCGTATGCGAGTCTGTTTTCGGCAAGCAATCGATCAACTCTgcaactctcctcttccagcTGGCTCAGGCTCTTGCTCTAGATCGTGACTCAAAGGGAGCTGTTACTCGCATGCGAGAGTCTTATAACGTCTTCCTTGCTGAACTTGGACCTGAGGACAAGAACACCAAGGAGGCCGAGAGCTGGTTGGAGCAGCTCACCCAGAATGCTGTCAACATTGCCAAGCATGCTAAGGACGTTGCTGCTCGAAGACTTCGAACGGGTGTTCGGTTTACCACCAATCCCTCAAGCTTGGCGGCTTCCAATGCTACTGCCCCCGGCCGCACGGGACCTGGTTCACAAGTTGACTCCCGCAGCATTGATGAGCTTATCAAGTTCATCGAGGGTGGTGAACATCAGCAGACCAAGAAGCGAACTGGCCGTGGAAACCCTAAGAGGCGAGGCCAAGCTGGAGCGCGATAG